From the genome of Neomonachus schauinslandi chromosome 5, ASM220157v2, whole genome shotgun sequence, one region includes:
- the LOC110580895 gene encoding C-type lectin domain family 4 member D-like isoform X1 has product MGQEEPQNKLGGQHYQLIPWAIAVFFISLLSACFIADCLVTHHNFLRCRRDTRVFKLPEYHTKLTCTREKSKLTGSTWNCCPFDWRAFQSNCYFPLNDNKTWAESKRNCTSMGAHLATISTEAELNFIIQFLDQRFSYFLGLKNHEGRWSLVDKTPFNPHNLLWHEGELNNQEENCVVLVNVQGKWAWNDFPCNFETKRICKLPGTAFN; this is encoded by the exons ATGGGGCAAGAAGAACCTCAAAATAAAT taggaggccagcattaccagcTGATCCCGTGGGCCATTGCTGTTTTTTTCATCTCACTTCTCAGTGCTTGTTTTATTGCAGACTGTTTGG TGACTCATCACAACTTTCTACGCTGCAGGAGAGACACAAGAGTGTTCAAGTTACCAGAGTACCACACGAAGCTGACATGCACCAGAGAGAAATCAAAATTGACAG GGAGCACCTGGAATTGCTGTCCTTTTGACTGGAGAGCCTTCCAGTCCAACTGCTATTTTCCTCTTAATGACAACAAGACATGGGCTGAGAGCAAAAGGAACTGCACGAGCATGGGGGCTCATCTGGCCACCATCAGCACAGAAGCTGAGTTG aattttattattcaatttttgGATCAACGATTTTCCTATTTCCTGGGACTTAAGAACCATGAAGGCCGGTGGTCGTTGGTGGACAAAACACCATTTAACCCACATAATTT attaTGGCATGAGGGTGAACTGAACAATCAGGAAGAAAATTGTGTTGTCCTTGTTAATGTTCAAGGCAAATGGGCCTGGAATGATTTTC
- the LOC110580895 gene encoding C-type lectin domain family 4 member D-like isoform X2 produces MRPALPADPVGHCCFFHLTSQCLFYCRLFGDSSQLSTLQERHKSVQVTRVPHEADMHQREIKIDSTWNCCPFDWRAFQSNCYFPLNDNKTWAESKRNCTSMGAHLATISTEAELNFIIQFLDQRFSYFLGLKNHEGRWSLVDKTPFNPHNLLWHEGELNNQEENCVVLVNVQGKWAWNDFPCNFETKRICKLPGTAFN; encoded by the exons AT gaggccagcattaccagcTGATCCCGTGGGCCATTGCTGTTTTTTTCATCTCACTTCTCAGTGCTTGTTTTATTGCAGACTGTTTGG TGACTCATCACAACTTTCTACGCTGCAGGAGAGACACAAGAGTGTTCAAGTTACCAGAGTACCACACGAAGCTGACATGCACCAGAGAGAAATCAAAATTGACAG CACCTGGAATTGCTGTCCTTTTGACTGGAGAGCCTTCCAGTCCAACTGCTATTTTCCTCTTAATGACAACAAGACATGGGCTGAGAGCAAAAGGAACTGCACGAGCATGGGGGCTCATCTGGCCACCATCAGCACAGAAGCTGAGTTG aattttattattcaatttttgGATCAACGATTTTCCTATTTCCTGGGACTTAAGAACCATGAAGGCCGGTGGTCGTTGGTGGACAAAACACCATTTAACCCACATAATTT attaTGGCATGAGGGTGAACTGAACAATCAGGAAGAAAATTGTGTTGTCCTTGTTAATGTTCAAGGCAAATGGGCCTGGAATGATTTTC